One stretch of Ananas comosus cultivar F153 linkage group 6, ASM154086v1, whole genome shotgun sequence DNA includes these proteins:
- the LOC109712105 gene encoding serine/arginine-rich splicing factor RS2Z32-like has translation MAGSKDKGKKRPDGGSGGQSSFKKPSKHPRTQSWSRGTQRCTICGGGGHRAQQCRQRQGKCYNCGQEGHLSRDCPARAPPIPSVASTPVTPAHYGGAPPTASSAGRAMVPRQPEATKSAPSGRVFAALTQAKEPTETEDRHVLVELQESKSTWRVSGPGRDFLVCMECSSCPVRLGDWIMPIRMLVFKKLKDFDVILGMDWLSKYYATIHCRSKVITFREPGQEEFTYRAGSGGIHLSGL, from the exons ATGGCGGGATCCAAGGACAAGGGAAAGAAGCGACCGGACGGTGGTTCGGGAGGACAATCAAGTTTTAAGAAGCCCTCGAAGCATCCGCGCACACAGTCGTGGAGTCGAGGGACGCAAAGGTGCACTATTTGCGGTGGTGGGGGTCACAGAGCGCAGCAGTGTAGGCAACGCCAAGGCAAGTGCTATAACTGTGGGCAAGAAGGGCACTTGAGCCGTGATTGTCCAGCGAGGGCCCCGCCTATCCCATCAGTTGCATCGACTCCGGTGACTCCAGCACATTATGGAGGAGCCCCACCTACTGCGTCATCGGCTGGACGTGCGATGGTGCCACGTCAACCTGAGGCGACTAAATCGgctccgagcggacgggtgttcgccgctctgACTCAAGCCAAGGAACCTACCGAGACGGAGGATCGACATGTGCTCgtag AGCTGCAAGAgagtaaaagcacttggagAGTATCCGGCCCCGGACGAGATTTTCTGGTCTGTATGGAGTGTTCGTCTTGTCCGGTACGGTTgggtgactggataatgcccatccgtatGTTGGTGTTCAAGAAGTTGAAAGACTTCGACGTCATTCTgggaatggattggctctcgaagtactatgcaaCCATTCACTGCAGAAGTAAAGTGATAACGTTTCGAGAGCCGGGTCAGGAGGAATTCACCTATAGAGCCGGGTCAGGAGGAATTCACCTATCGGGCCTGTAG